A genomic window from uncultured Fibrobacter sp. includes:
- a CDS encoding PD-(D/E)XK nuclease family transposase produces MLKHGVSGDIIGTTNAGEKVLVEVQQQGDDFFRDRVEYYLSRVIENQVHTSEKYELPRIYFLGLLDFELFPEEPQKYIHHVDEMCNGRKFFPKIQKIFVEIDKFFELEKAGITKDDNSEAAQWLRAIKVAIKEEPVPEKIMQNETFRRLLDSVKLINFVEELFNAEVKNMTDLKAEHEIGFSEGKAAGFVQGKTEGHAAGFAEGKTEGHAAGFAEGKTEGHAEGFAEGKTEGHAEGLSEGERNKACEMAFKMLAKNKPLEEIIEFTGLTESEIYALKAGATT; encoded by the coding sequence GTGCTAAAGCACGGAGTCTCAGGAGACATTATCGGCACCACGAACGCAGGCGAAAAGGTGCTGGTCGAAGTACAGCAGCAGGGGGACGATTTCTTCCGCGACCGCGTGGAATACTACCTCTCGCGCGTCATCGAAAACCAGGTGCACACGAGTGAAAAGTACGAACTGCCGCGCATCTACTTCTTGGGTCTCCTGGATTTTGAACTTTTCCCCGAAGAACCGCAGAAGTACATCCACCATGTTGACGAAATGTGCAACGGACGGAAGTTCTTCCCCAAGATCCAGAAGATTTTCGTGGAAATCGACAAGTTCTTCGAGCTTGAAAAGGCGGGCATCACCAAGGACGACAATTCCGAAGCGGCCCAGTGGCTCCGTGCCATCAAGGTGGCTATCAAGGAAGAGCCCGTCCCTGAAAAGATTATGCAGAACGAAACGTTCCGCCGCTTGCTTGATTCGGTAAAATTGATTAACTTTGTAGAAGAACTTTTCAATGCCGAGGTAAAGAACATGACGGATCTGAAGGCTGAACATGAAATCGGTTTTTCTGAAGGCAAGGCCGCAGGTTTTGTTCAGGGCAAGACTGAAGGACACGCCGCAGGTTTTGCCGAAGGTAAGACCGAGGGACACGCCGCAGGTTTTGCCGAAGGTAAGACCGAGGGACACGCCGAGGGTTTTGCAGAAGGCAAGACCGAAGGACATGCAGAAGGTCTGTCCGAAGGCGAACGCAACAAGGCCTGCGAAATGGCGTTCAAGATGCTTGCGAAGAACAAGCCTCTCGAAGAGATTATTGAATTTACGGGCCTGACGGAATCCGAAATATATGCTCTCAAGGCAGGCGCTACGACCTAG
- a CDS encoding LemA family protein, which yields MSIGIIAGIVVVVLIGWFIGMYNGLVKLRNNRENAFANIDVQLKQRFDLVPQLVNTVKGYAAHEKETLEKVTSARAAAMSATTVDEKVQADKALSGALAGLRISLEAYPELKANQNFLQLQNELADIENKLSAARRFFNSTTRELNNACEVFPSNIVAGMFGFKRASMYEATESRDTLNKAPEVKF from the coding sequence ATGTCTATCGGAATTATCGCCGGCATCGTCGTGGTCGTTCTTATTGGCTGGTTCATCGGTATGTACAATGGCCTGGTGAAACTGCGCAACAACCGTGAAAATGCGTTCGCGAATATCGATGTGCAGCTCAAGCAGCGCTTTGACCTGGTGCCGCAGCTGGTGAATACTGTCAAGGGATATGCGGCCCACGAAAAGGAAACACTCGAAAAGGTGACCTCTGCCCGTGCCGCCGCCATGAGCGCAACTACGGTCGATGAAAAGGTCCAGGCGGACAAGGCGCTTTCCGGTGCGCTTGCCGGGCTTCGCATTTCGCTCGAGGCTTACCCCGAACTCAAGGCGAACCAGAACTTCTTGCAGCTGCAGAATGAACTTGCCGATATCGAGAACAAGCTCTCTGCTGCACGTCGCTTCTTCAATTCGACGACCCGCGAACTCAATAACGCCTGCGAAGTTTTCCCGAGCAATATCGTTGCCGGAATGTTTGGCTTCAAGCGCGCTTCCATGTACGAGGCGACCGAAAGCCGCGATACGCTCAACAAGGCCCCCGAAGTGAAGTTCTAA
- a CDS encoding Rpn family recombination-promoting nuclease/putative transposase, producing the protein MMIHKPHDSFFRWLFAIAAHLHSLLKLAENVNHEIAEFLKAINLETLVRIPDSYSEVDDTGEADLAFRVNVSTGAPLIVGVLLEHKSGRDSNVFEQIADYVHSVMRIYDKTRAYSGIPTMTIIIYNGPTNWNPLDKLEDGYPEFFRGRVLPFRCAFVNVADIPDRACFASDDIATGMGIIAMKYAYNEQKIKEILPKFADSLRKMPHYEASCLLHKISVYLAEYLSEEVQKELDMAFVSVGQKYGFVSAGDVFRQRIADARAEERKKAEDERAKSEAEKLSTARGLYEDGVAMDVLVRRFNLTEEQIRGK; encoded by the coding sequence ATGATGATTCATAAGCCCCATGATTCATTCTTTCGTTGGCTGTTTGCTATAGCAGCCCACCTTCATTCATTGCTCAAGCTTGCAGAAAACGTCAACCATGAAATCGCCGAATTTCTCAAAGCGATAAATCTTGAAACTCTGGTGCGCATTCCTGACTCGTATTCGGAAGTAGACGATACTGGCGAAGCGGATCTCGCTTTCCGTGTGAACGTTTCCACGGGGGCACCCTTGATTGTTGGAGTTCTGCTAGAGCACAAGTCCGGGCGCGATTCGAACGTCTTTGAACAGATTGCCGATTACGTACATTCTGTCATGAGGATTTATGACAAAACACGCGCATACAGTGGAATCCCGACAATGACCATCATCATTTACAACGGTCCTACCAACTGGAATCCACTCGATAAGTTGGAAGATGGATATCCTGAATTTTTCCGCGGCAGGGTTCTGCCTTTCCGTTGCGCGTTTGTAAATGTGGCTGATATTCCCGATAGAGCTTGCTTTGCGAGTGACGATATCGCGACAGGAATGGGCATCATCGCAATGAAATATGCGTATAATGAACAGAAAATCAAGGAAATCCTACCGAAATTCGCGGATTCCTTGCGCAAGATGCCGCACTACGAGGCCTCTTGCCTTCTGCATAAAATTAGTGTATATTTAGCAGAGTACCTCAGTGAAGAAGTGCAAAAGGAGCTTGATATGGCGTTCGTAAGCGTGGGACAGAAATACGGGTTCGTCAGTGCCGGCGATGTTTTCCGTCAGCGGATTGCAGATGCCCGTGCCGAAGAGCGCAAGAAAGCCGAGGACGAACGCGCAAAATCCGAAGCCGAAAAGCTAAGTACAGCTCGCGGTCTCTATGAAGATGGCGTTGCGATGGACGTACTTGTTCGCAGGTTCAACCTGACAGAAGAACAAATTCGTGGCAAGTAG
- a CDS encoding ATP-binding protein — MLADQSKINNLLKCLRIVPNESLPVKAIDKKLDLLSNFELFRIEEVTYEKTAPRKEALENVVSALRMEGINFIYLLIGDRQKGVSFYFGVASDLYDSQKTDVALCDIADRILKTSILGNFRGSSVKSLEPEEKKQILSLLNNDKVYKNIHLMQGIPGINKDDEEFQAVNRLVDVMQNENFAFMLIARPLKDAEILDIENDVYDLYSEMATFSKMSQQGSFSDGKTMGVTTTNGSSSSSSEGASSAKSKTDGSNTGYSDTKSHSEGKGTSSNQGKHSTNESGGTSHTDQRGSSTSTTVSESKTVNKTSGKTESVSENVGSSTNTSTSFTIERLDKRLVDLQKYLDEVLLPRLDYSKGKGLFLTSALLFTETPDQMQELKSTICALYSGESGNKNPLRIQNVKELNDKSLIDAMRHFQLPHANRPLIGKDKQSVYAVYSRSPFYSIGNCYSARELSLIAGLPQKEVRGLPLRAEVEFGLNTPLKSESSILMGKLVQSGNVLDTEVYLDKDILDKHVFVTGVTGSGKTTTCQRLLIESKLPFCVIEPAKTEYRILKQKYEDLLVFTLGDDRVAPFRLNPFELLPGESLSSHVDMLKACFEASFDMEAAIPQIVEATIYKIYKAKGWNEEDDTNSHYDDPYAEGVCSFPMIDDFIAAVPEVVREQGFDERLKDEYIGSIVARFQALTHGAKGKMLNTPRSIDFNKLLDRKVVLELEPIRNPGEKALIMGLILSVLGEIIKQKYRDSSGFKHITLVEEAHRLLAKWAPGDGMNRKQSVEIFADMLAEVRKYGECFIIADQIPNKLTPDVLKNTNTKIVHRLFAQDDKEAIGNTMALEDEQKNFLSSLETGRAIMFSQNAGNATSTGKSGSWNKPVQIKVERQEDNDTGRKPYSDEILRKTCLEFYAESSIGKKVSTNTLDFFAKEILSLDFARKFVNYVGGSRYHKEGRDEEKELLITIELLVNNGLALEYLSSYLDRLLYSSKENSKYSEERKQSFIEIFNNGLLKDLRSDLFMGFNN; from the coding sequence ATGTTAGCAGATCAATCGAAAATCAATAACTTGCTAAAGTGTTTAAGAATAGTTCCCAATGAATCGCTTCCGGTAAAGGCGATTGATAAAAAACTAGATTTGCTGAGCAATTTTGAATTGTTCCGTATCGAAGAAGTTACCTACGAAAAGACTGCGCCACGTAAGGAAGCTCTTGAGAATGTTGTTTCCGCATTACGTATGGAAGGAATCAACTTTATTTACCTTTTAATAGGTGATAGACAAAAAGGCGTGTCTTTCTATTTTGGGGTGGCATCTGATTTGTATGACTCCCAAAAAACGGATGTTGCTTTATGTGATATCGCGGACCGTATTCTCAAAACTAGTATTTTAGGAAATTTTAGAGGCAGTTCCGTAAAAAGTCTTGAACCTGAAGAAAAAAAACAGATATTGAGTTTGCTCAATAATGATAAGGTGTACAAGAATATTCACTTGATGCAAGGTATTCCGGGAATTAATAAGGATGATGAAGAATTTCAAGCGGTGAACAGGCTTGTTGACGTAATGCAGAATGAAAATTTTGCATTTATGCTGATTGCTCGTCCTTTGAAGGATGCAGAAATATTAGATATTGAAAATGATGTCTATGATCTTTACAGTGAAATGGCAACATTTTCAAAAATGTCTCAGCAGGGAAGTTTTTCTGATGGTAAAACTATGGGGGTTACGACCACAAATGGATCGAGTTCCTCATCGTCGGAAGGTGCGAGTTCCGCAAAATCTAAAACAGATGGCTCTAACACAGGATATTCTGATACAAAATCGCACTCTGAAGGGAAAGGGACGTCTTCAAATCAGGGAAAACACAGCACAAATGAGTCCGGCGGAACAAGCCATACGGATCAAAGAGGATCTTCTACATCAACAACCGTTTCTGAAAGTAAAACAGTTAACAAAACTTCTGGGAAGACAGAATCAGTTTCAGAGAATGTAGGTTCATCTACAAATACATCTACGTCTTTCACTATAGAAAGGCTGGATAAACGTTTGGTTGATTTGCAAAAATATCTAGATGAAGTTCTTTTGCCACGTCTTGACTATAGTAAAGGTAAGGGCTTGTTCTTGACATCGGCTTTGTTGTTTACGGAAACACCGGATCAGATGCAGGAACTTAAATCCACTATTTGTGCTTTATATTCCGGTGAAAGCGGTAACAAAAATCCTTTGCGAATACAGAATGTAAAGGAACTTAATGATAAATCTCTCATTGATGCTATGAGGCATTTTCAATTACCTCATGCCAATAGACCCTTGATAGGCAAAGATAAACAGTCTGTATATGCGGTGTATTCTCGTTCTCCATTCTATAGCATTGGCAATTGTTATTCGGCTAGGGAACTTAGCTTAATTGCTGGTTTACCGCAAAAAGAAGTTCGGGGACTTCCGCTTAGGGCTGAAGTTGAATTTGGTTTGAACACGCCTTTAAAAAGTGAATCGTCTATTTTGATGGGTAAGCTTGTTCAAAGCGGCAATGTCCTGGATACGGAAGTGTATCTTGATAAAGATATCCTTGACAAGCATGTATTTGTTACGGGCGTAACTGGTAGCGGAAAAACTACAACGTGTCAGCGTCTGCTTATAGAAAGCAAATTGCCGTTCTGTGTTATTGAACCGGCCAAAACGGAATATCGAATTCTAAAGCAAAAATATGAAGATTTACTTGTGTTTACTTTAGGCGATGATAGGGTTGCTCCATTCAGACTGAATCCTTTTGAGCTACTGCCTGGCGAAAGTCTGTCGTCGCATGTGGATATGCTTAAGGCCTGCTTTGAAGCATCTTTTGATATGGAAGCTGCGATTCCGCAAATTGTAGAGGCTACGATCTATAAAATTTACAAGGCCAAGGGATGGAATGAAGAGGATGACACGAATAGCCATTACGACGATCCCTATGCAGAAGGAGTTTGCTCCTTCCCGATGATTGATGACTTCATTGCGGCGGTCCCTGAAGTTGTAAGGGAGCAGGGATTTGATGAACGCCTCAAAGACGAATATATTGGCTCCATCGTTGCACGATTCCAGGCGCTCACTCATGGTGCTAAAGGAAAAATGCTTAATACACCACGTTCCATAGATTTTAACAAACTTCTTGACAGAAAGGTTGTCTTGGAACTTGAACCCATCAGGAATCCAGGCGAAAAAGCTCTTATTATGGGGTTGATTCTTTCTGTATTAGGAGAGATTATTAAACAAAAGTATCGCGATTCTAGTGGATTTAAGCATATTACGCTTGTTGAAGAAGCTCACCGATTGCTTGCAAAGTGGGCTCCTGGTGATGGTATGAATCGAAAGCAAAGCGTAGAAATCTTTGCCGATATGCTTGCAGAGGTTCGAAAATATGGTGAGTGTTTCATTATTGCGGATCAGATTCCGAATAAACTGACACCAGATGTGTTGAAGAATACGAATACTAAAATAGTGCACCGTCTTTTTGCTCAAGATGACAAGGAGGCTATTGGAAATACGATGGCCTTGGAAGACGAACAGAAAAATTTCCTGTCATCTCTTGAAACAGGACGTGCCATTATGTTTTCTCAAAATGCAGGAAATGCAACCTCTACAGGGAAATCTGGATCTTGGAATAAGCCTGTGCAAATTAAGGTTGAACGCCAAGAAGATAATGACACTGGACGCAAACCCTATTCAGATGAGATTTTGCGTAAAACATGCCTTGAATTTTATGCAGAATCCTCAATAGGGAAAAAAGTTTCGACAAACACCTTGGATTTTTTTGCCAAAGAAATTTTAAGCCTTGACTTTGCTAGAAAATTTGTAAATTATGTTGGAGGCTCTAGATATCATAAAGAGGGACGCGATGAAGAAAAAGAATTATTGATCACAATTGAATTGTTGGTGAATAATGGTTTAGCATTGGAATACTTGAGTTCATATTTGGACCGCTTATTGTACTCTAGTAAAGAGAATTCGAAGTATTCGGAGGAACGAAAACAGTCTTTCATTGAAATTTTCAACAACGGCCTGCTAAAAGATTTAAGAAGTGATCTTTTTATGGGCTTTAACAACTAA
- a CDS encoding M48 family metallopeptidase, translating to MKYVGIQTQIWRNNRNSILLLCMFPLIILGMVFAVILCLDFFGILCPIVEGGCPEGHATYMKYGILHWPEVRHSFWEVLPYTLQIVGVWFIIAYCANTAIIRHATHAKPLERKDNLRVYNIVENLCIAGGIEMPQINIVEDNGLNAFASGIDIPSFTITLTTGLIDKLNDAELAAVVGHELTHIKNRDTRLMVVCIVFVGIFSTIQMVSMKLLSAMLRGPRNHSRGRRGGGSGGVIIIFALILVLIWSTIGYLFSWLTRLAISRSREYVADAGGAELCGDPWALASALQKISDYPGLDTVRRSDVAQLYIIHPDEEFDNDMKLKGIIAKANIMFCTHPDTPERIKILEQF from the coding sequence ATGAAATACGTCGGTATCCAGACCCAGATTTGGCGGAACAACCGCAACAGTATTTTGCTGTTGTGTATGTTCCCCCTTATTATTTTGGGAATGGTGTTTGCAGTCATTTTATGTCTGGACTTTTTTGGCATACTCTGCCCGATTGTCGAAGGCGGGTGTCCCGAAGGCCACGCCACATATATGAAGTACGGTATTCTGCATTGGCCCGAAGTGCGGCATAGTTTTTGGGAGGTGCTTCCTTACACATTGCAGATTGTCGGCGTATGGTTCATTATCGCCTATTGCGCGAATACAGCCATTATACGCCATGCGACGCATGCGAAACCACTTGAGCGCAAGGATAACCTGCGCGTCTACAACATTGTCGAGAACCTCTGCATTGCAGGCGGAATCGAGATGCCGCAGATCAACATTGTTGAGGATAACGGCCTGAACGCGTTTGCGAGCGGAATCGACATTCCCTCGTTTACAATTACGCTCACGACCGGACTTATAGATAAATTAAACGATGCGGAACTCGCCGCCGTCGTGGGGCACGAACTCACGCATATCAAGAACCGCGACACGCGACTCATGGTGGTGTGCATCGTGTTCGTTGGAATCTTTTCGACCATTCAGATGGTGTCGATGAAGCTGCTTTCGGCAATGCTCCGCGGCCCCCGCAACCATTCCCGCGGCAGGCGCGGCGGTGGAAGCGGCGGCGTCATCATCATCTTTGCGCTGATTCTAGTTTTGATCTGGAGCACGATCGGCTACTTGTTCAGCTGGCTCACGCGCCTTGCCATTTCGCGTTCGCGCGAGTACGTGGCCGATGCGGGCGGCGCCGAACTCTGTGGCGACCCGTGGGCGCTCGCCTCTGCCCTGCAAAAAATTTCGGATTACCCCGGCCTCGACACCGTGCGCCGTAGCGACGTGGCGCAACTTTATATTATTCACCCCGACGAAGAATTCGACAACGACATGAAACTCAAGGGCATCATCGCAAAGGCGAACATCATGTTCTGCACCCACCCCGATACGCCGGAGAGAATCAAGATTCTGGAACAGTTCTAG
- a CDS encoding FISUMP domain-containing protein, whose translation MNSENEAIKYCPFCKNQVKKSLDDIRSDINKFLSPYFDMYGDDIITDILDDEIIQRKPAMSALHIEQGLFEDPRDGELYETVTIDGREWFAENLRFHCRNSVVLDDNNIYQDTFGLLYTYHDAKKYIPEGWRLPTIEDWDSLINFADEITCNSTRSLMHKDGWKGTDGVYPIDNFGFGIYAAGYIDILGESAYVAESGDSEVTCFWADSSTDCDSEGHHAVNSLSLSKHGWEKNYRAPDYKFSVRLVRE comes from the coding sequence ATGAACAGCGAAAATGAAGCGATAAAGTATTGTCCATTTTGCAAGAACCAAGTAAAGAAATCTCTTGACGACATCCGTAGCGACATCAACAAGTTCCTGTCGCCTTATTTTGACATGTACGGAGACGACATTATTACCGATATTCTTGACGACGAGATTATTCAGAGAAAGCCCGCAATGTCTGCGCTGCACATTGAACAAGGCTTATTCGAGGACCCGCGCGATGGCGAGCTCTACGAGACGGTCACTATCGATGGCAGGGAATGGTTTGCCGAGAACTTGCGATTCCATTGCAGAAATAGCGTCGTTCTCGACGACAACAACATTTATCAAGACACTTTCGGTCTACTGTACACTTACCATGACGCCAAGAAATACATCCCCGAGGGGTGGCGGCTCCCCACGATCGAAGATTGGGATTCCCTGATTAATTTTGCCGATGAAATCACGTGCAATTCCACCAGGTCGCTTATGCATAAAGACGGCTGGAAAGGCACCGACGGAGTGTACCCCATTGACAATTTCGGTTTCGGAATTTACGCCGCGGGCTACATCGATATCTTAGGAGAATCCGCCTACGTTGCAGAATCGGGAGATTCCGAGGTGACGTGTTTCTGGGCCGACAGTTCAACGGATTGCGATAGCGAAGGCCACCACGCCGTCAACAGTTTGTCTTTGAGCAAGCACGGATGGGAAAAGAACTACCGCGCCCCGGATTACAAGTTCTCTGTCCGGTTGGTGCGGGAATAG
- a CDS encoding YggS family pyridoxal phosphate-dependent enzyme codes for MEFTLEQMREHLAALEARITEACKIAGRSRDSVKLVWVSKFHPAEAVENAIALGATDFGENRVQEAELKFSAPRTALDGSRVRCHVIGPVQSNKLKKAAIVADCIHSIASIEAVEKLEKVCAALPGENGAGKILEILFQINAGEEETKSGLDVHAAEAFLANLESRGASAYSHLRFRGLMTIGKNTGVAEDSRECFAFLRNLQQKFLAKGGVFANFDQLSMGMTGDLEVAIEEGSTMIRVGTALFGERDYSKPVNDPV; via the coding sequence ATGGAATTTACACTTGAACAAATGCGCGAGCACCTTGCAGCTCTCGAAGCAAGGATTACCGAAGCTTGTAAGATTGCGGGCCGCAGTCGCGACTCGGTGAAACTCGTGTGGGTGAGCAAGTTCCACCCGGCAGAAGCTGTGGAAAATGCGATTGCGCTCGGCGCTACCGACTTTGGCGAAAACCGTGTGCAGGAAGCCGAACTCAAGTTCTCGGCGCCGCGTACAGCCCTTGACGGAAGCCGTGTGCGTTGTCACGTGATTGGCCCTGTACAAAGTAATAAGCTCAAGAAGGCGGCGATTGTTGCTGACTGCATCCACTCCATTGCAAGTATCGAAGCCGTGGAAAAGCTGGAGAAGGTCTGTGCGGCGCTTCCCGGTGAAAACGGTGCGGGCAAGATTCTTGAGATCCTTTTCCAGATTAACGCCGGCGAAGAAGAGACCAAGAGCGGCTTGGACGTACACGCTGCCGAGGCGTTCCTTGCGAATTTGGAGTCGCGCGGGGCAAGTGCGTATTCGCATCTGCGTTTCCGTGGCCTGATGACGATCGGAAAGAACACCGGTGTCGCCGAGGACAGCCGCGAATGTTTTGCTTTCCTCCGCAATCTGCAGCAGAAATTTCTCGCGAAAGGCGGCGTATTCGCGAATTTCGACCAGCTTTCGATGGGCATGACGGGCGATTTGGAAGTCGCTATCGAAGAGGGATCTACGATGATTCGCGTGGGAACGGCCCTTTTCGGCGAACGTGACTACAGCAAACCGGTCAATGACCCTGTTTAA
- the lon gene encoding endopeptidase La, with protein sequence MDFDYSKMYPLLPLRDAIIFPHTTRRILVGRDISLRALENAESNDGNIILSAQKNIEQEDIENPMLDLYSVGILAHVSNVTPFPNGCVKVVLEGQCVVDLRSIATKNDYLAVTVSPHSPSITAKDKTPRFEMVLTQFKEYSLHRNISEGMVDALFTMDSQVNAFYGMIPFLQISMDERQRLLEIGEIDELAERLIEIMQVAADTDTMMVKVQQNVRQKMAQQQKEWFISEQIRQLQDELDGEGGNASEPDQLLKKIKAKKFSPAIQEKLEEEVGRMKLMQPTSPEYAVSRNYLDWFLNLPYGEYTDTVLNMKKVKSELDSKHFGLDKVKERVMEYVAILKLTGTERRAPILCLVGPPGVGKTTLVESIANAMQRNFVRITLGGVRDEAEIRGHRRTYIGAMPGRFIQALRRAKCMNPIILLDEIDKMASDFRGDPASAMLEVLDPEQNHDFTDHFMEVGLDLSRVLFIATANNEAEIPEALRDRLEMVRLPGYYPHEKLQIASKYLVPRICERTGIENGKDVSFDDDMIAKVIREWTREAGVRELERTLENVVRHRAKDKVMGKKYKAEITEKTLQDYLGAPRYLDNQLPAAGRPGVIVGLAWTSVGGEILPIECMLLPGKGTLLMTGKLGDVMKESAQIALSLVRERLSRFGIDPNIVKKTDIHIHVPEGAVPKDGPSAGIALTLCLLSAFTKQPVSPEIAFTGEVSLTGACLPIGGLNEKALAALQAGVKTLRLPAGNQKDVNELPAPAKKGLKIFTHKHIDEIIKVLFVEKKISLKKK encoded by the coding sequence ATGGATTTTGACTATTCTAAAATGTATCCTTTGCTCCCTTTGAGGGATGCTATTATTTTTCCGCATACGACCCGCCGTATCCTTGTTGGTCGGGACATTTCTTTGCGCGCCCTTGAGAATGCCGAATCGAACGATGGTAACATTATTCTTTCTGCCCAGAAGAATATCGAGCAGGAAGATATCGAAAATCCGATGCTTGACCTTTATTCGGTGGGTATCCTTGCGCACGTGAGTAACGTGACTCCCTTTCCGAACGGTTGCGTGAAGGTGGTTCTTGAAGGCCAGTGTGTAGTGGACCTTCGTTCCATTGCGACCAAGAATGACTATTTGGCGGTGACCGTTTCGCCGCACAGCCCCTCCATTACGGCGAAGGACAAGACTCCCCGTTTTGAAATGGTGCTTACGCAGTTCAAGGAATATTCCCTGCACAGAAACATTTCGGAAGGTATGGTGGATGCATTGTTCACCATGGATAGTCAGGTGAACGCTTTTTACGGGATGATTCCTTTCTTGCAGATTTCGATGGACGAACGTCAGCGCTTGCTCGAAATCGGAGAAATCGATGAACTCGCGGAACGCCTGATTGAAATTATGCAGGTGGCTGCCGACACCGACACCATGATGGTCAAGGTGCAGCAGAACGTTCGCCAGAAGATGGCGCAGCAGCAGAAGGAATGGTTCATTTCTGAACAGATTCGTCAGTTGCAGGATGAACTGGACGGTGAGGGCGGAAACGCTTCGGAACCCGACCAGTTGCTCAAGAAAATTAAGGCGAAGAAGTTCTCCCCGGCCATCCAGGAAAAACTCGAAGAAGAAGTCGGCCGCATGAAGCTGATGCAGCCGACGTCTCCGGAATACGCCGTAAGCCGCAACTACCTGGACTGGTTCCTGAACTTGCCGTATGGCGAATATACCGACACCGTCCTCAACATGAAGAAGGTGAAAAGCGAGCTTGACTCGAAGCACTTTGGCCTTGACAAGGTGAAGGAACGCGTCATGGAATACGTGGCGATCCTGAAGCTTACGGGAACCGAACGCAGGGCGCCGATTCTTTGCCTGGTGGGCCCTCCGGGTGTAGGCAAGACGACTCTGGTGGAGTCCATCGCGAATGCCATGCAGCGTAACTTTGTCCGCATTACTCTGGGTGGCGTGCGTGACGAAGCCGAAATTCGTGGACACCGCCGCACCTACATTGGAGCTATGCCTGGCCGCTTTATTCAGGCGTTGCGCCGTGCAAAGTGCATGAACCCGATTATCTTGCTCGACGAAATCGACAAGATGGCGAGCGACTTTAGGGGCGACCCCGCCAGTGCCATGCTCGAAGTTTTGGACCCTGAGCAGAATCACGACTTTACAGACCATTTCATGGAAGTGGGGCTTGACCTTAGCCGCGTACTGTTCATTGCGACCGCGAACAACGAGGCCGAAATTCCCGAAGCCCTGCGCGACCGTCTGGAAATGGTGCGCCTGCCCGGCTACTATCCGCACGAAAAGTTGCAGATTGCAAGCAAGTATCTGGTGCCGCGCATCTGCGAACGTACCGGTATCGAAAACGGCAAGGATGTTTCTTTCGATGACGATATGATCGCGAAGGTAATCCGCGAATGGACCCGCGAGGCGGGCGTGCGCGAACTGGAACGTACCCTTGAAAACGTGGTGCGTCACCGTGCAAAGGACAAGGTGATGGGCAAGAAGTACAAGGCCGAAATCACCGAGAAGACCTTGCAGGATTATTTGGGCGCTCCGCGTTACCTCGACAATCAGCTGCCCGCAGCGGGCCGCCCGGGCGTTATCGTGGGCCTTGCATGGACAAGTGTTGGTGGCGAAATCTTGCCGATTGAATGCATGCTCCTGCCCGGCAAGGGAACGCTCCTGATGACGGGTAAGCTTGGTGACGTGATGAAGGAATCGGCGCAGATTGCGCTCAGCCTTGTGCGCGAACGCCTGAGCCGTTTCGGCATCGATCCGAATATCGTGAAGAAGACGGACATCCACATTCACGTGCCCGAAGGCGCCGTTCCGAAGGATGGACCTTCTGCGGGTATTGCCCTCACGCTCTGTCTGCTTTCTGCGTTTACGAAGCAGCCCGTGTCCCCCGAGATTGCCTTTACCGGCGAAGTGAGTCTTACGGGCGCTTGCCTCCCGATTGGCGGACTCAACGAGAAGGCGCTTGCTGCACTCCAGGCGGGCGTGAAGACGCTTCGACTCCCGGCTGGTAACCAGAAGGACGTGAACGAACTTCCTGCTCCCGCAAAGAAGGGCCTCAAGATTTTCACGCACAAGCACATCGACGAAATCATCAAGGTGCTGTTTGTGGAAAAGAAAATTTCTTTGAAGAAAAAGTAA
- a CDS encoding PD-(D/E)XK nuclease family transposase, with protein sequence MNRTQHYSLLKAMEIDKSNLLKYQELYKYAYLLSDGIFKIVFAKEKDHLLLISLVNAMLNLQGADAIKDITLEMQEFPGAFNKKDCILVFFREVLTQLKLRNFIEKDILRLSNGKAVLPC encoded by the coding sequence ATGAACCGTACACAACATTATTCCTTGCTCAAGGCGATGGAAATCGACAAGAGCAACCTTCTCAAGTACCAGGAGCTTTACAAGTACGCCTATCTCCTTAGCGACGGCATTTTCAAGATTGTCTTCGCCAAGGAAAAGGATCACTTGCTCCTGATTTCGCTCGTGAACGCAATGCTCAATTTGCAGGGCGCTGACGCCATCAAGGATATCACCCTCGAAATGCAGGAGTTTCCGGGCGCCTTCAACAAGAAGGACTGCATTCTGGTCTTCTTTCGTGAAGTTTTAACGCAACTAAAGTTGCGAAACTTCATCGAAAAAGACATCCTTCGACTATCAAACGGCAAAGCCGTTCTCCCGTGCTAA